In Erigeron canadensis isolate Cc75 chromosome 7, C_canadensis_v1, whole genome shotgun sequence, one DNA window encodes the following:
- the LOC122609128 gene encoding uncharacterized protein LOC122609128, with the protein MDGWRTSFFMHPTSMTLWRAFPWVIEIDATYKTNVYNMPHVEIFGVTSTGRTFSLAYAFIVNEQEANYQWVLQSLKSTLVEGFVVRVVLTDREQALMKALKVVMPEAKHLLCRFHIWQNITKHCKPALRLKDVDIEKLHIWWRRVYESWTIDKFKSYEKELKKKLTDFPAVYSHTTNRVDVEHHLLKEELKGKCTFTRTLHCVDSVMIGQETEIRGQLRYSKGTMLGKHNYKSMKALLGKVSHKALDIMADEIIRLDKQLKKQVKKCGCKVQFSCGLPCAYKIPEYMQRETRIQPNMIDLFWRKLDLTLSTCLPGNDHLKDGDDVEAVHEVLGEIMSFLVSDLNKNPHGLRKSKSSRPRPEKVPMTPPFTDPYSGASTYGEAQPTRQSEYAPTKSRFVNTHDFFNEPQGARHSMYEPT; encoded by the exons ATGGACGGTTGGAGAACCTCTTTTTTCATGCATCCAACGtcaatgaccctatggcgcgcatttccttgggttattgaaatagacGCCACGTACAAAACCAACGTGTACAACATGCCGCATGTTGAGATTTTCGGCGTGACTTCAACGGGCAGAACCTTCAGTTTAGCCTACGCTTTTATCGTAAACGAGCAGGAGGCGAATTATCAATGGGTGTTACAATCTCTCAAGTCCACCCTTGTTGAAGGCTTTGTCGTTCGTGTCGTTCTAACTGACAGGGAGCAGGCCCTGATGAAAGCattgaaggttgttatgccggaAGCGAAACACCTGCTATGTAGGTTCCACATATGGCAAAATATAACCAAACACTGCAAACCAGCATTGCGGCTGAAAGATGTTGACATTGAAAAGCTTCACATCTGGTGGAGAAGAGTCTATGAATCTTGGACAATTGATAAGTTTAAATCATACGAGAAAGagttaaagaaaaaattgaCAGATTTTCCAGCTGTCTACAG ccacaccacaaacagagtCGATGTCGAGCACCACCTGCTGAAGGAAGAGCTGAAGGGGAAATGTACATTTACTAGAACCCTGCATTGTGTTGATTCTGTCATGATCGGTCAAGAGACAGAAATAAGGGGGCAACTGAGGTATAGCAAGGGAACCATGTTGGGTAAACACAACTACAAAAGTATGAAGGCACTGCTGGGAAAGGTTTCACATAAAGctttggacatcatggctgatGAAATCATCCGCTTAGACAAACAACTTAAAAAACAGGTGAAAAAGTGTGGGTGCAAGGTTCAGTTTAGTTGTGGGCTACCATGTGCCTACAAGATCCCCGAGTACATGCAACGCG AGACTCGTATTCAGCCGAATATGATAGACCTATTTTGGAGAAAGCTTGACTTAACACTGTCGACATGCCTACCAGGAAACGACCACTTAAAAGATGGAGACGATGTAGAAGCTGTCCATGAAGTCTTAGGTGAGATTATGAGTTTCTTG GTGTCTGATCTAAACAAAAACCCACATGGGCTTCGGAAATCCAAGTCCAGTCGACCAAGGCCTGAAAAGGTCCCCATGACTCCTCCCTTCACCGACCCTTACTCCGGAGCTTCCACATACGGAGAGGCGCAGCCCACCAGACAAAGTGAGTACGCGCCCACAAAATCACGGTTCGTGAACACACATGACTTTTTTAATGAGCCGCAGGGTGCGCGACACAGTATGTACGAGCCAACCTAG